A region of Paenibacillus thiaminolyticus DNA encodes the following proteins:
- a CDS encoding 2-methylaconitate cis-trans isomerase PrpF family protein: protein MYGFGQVVGIPAVMMRGGTSKGLVLRTCDLPSDGALRDQVILRMFGSPDSNQIDGLGGGSSLTSKLALIGPPSHPEAHIDYTFGQVSLDKNVIDYKVTCGNLTAAVGLYAAEEGYVPMTEPITEVKIYNTNTDKLIIAEIPVKNGAIQYEGQFSIAGVPGESSKIMLNFSDAGGTFTQKTLPTGNVVDTVQAGDGRRMEISIVDCVNTIVFVNARDVGLTGTELRADINGNAALLDTLEQIRVEGGILAGLIRPDEPVGPGTHSLPKIVIVAEPADYVTSAKEPIRAADIDILSRYISMGGLHRAHAVGGALALAAACQIPGTIPNRLTASPGSAVRIGHPSGTMYAEAAVARTPSDWLVMRAACGRTARRLMAGDAYIPAAVLSAPN, encoded by the coding sequence ATGTATGGCTTCGGACAAGTGGTCGGCATACCGGCCGTGATGATGCGGGGAGGGACAAGCAAAGGGCTCGTATTGCGGACATGCGATCTCCCGTCAGATGGCGCGCTGCGGGATCAGGTCATTTTGCGCATGTTCGGAAGCCCGGACAGCAATCAGATCGACGGGCTGGGAGGGGGGAGCAGTCTGACCAGCAAGCTGGCCCTGATCGGCCCTCCTTCTCATCCGGAGGCGCATATCGATTATACCTTCGGGCAAGTCAGCCTTGACAAGAACGTCATCGATTATAAAGTCACTTGCGGGAATCTGACGGCTGCGGTCGGGCTGTATGCCGCGGAAGAAGGTTACGTCCCCATGACTGAACCGATTACGGAAGTGAAGATATACAATACCAATACCGATAAACTGATTATTGCCGAAATTCCGGTGAAGAACGGGGCCATTCAATATGAAGGCCAGTTCTCGATCGCCGGCGTTCCGGGCGAATCGTCCAAGATTATGCTGAATTTTTCCGATGCGGGCGGGACGTTTACGCAAAAAACGCTGCCGACAGGAAATGTCGTCGATACGGTGCAAGCGGGTGACGGGCGGCGGATGGAGATCAGTATCGTTGACTGCGTCAACACGATTGTCTTTGTCAACGCGCGGGATGTCGGGCTTACGGGCACGGAGCTTCGGGCGGACATTAACGGCAATGCGGCGCTGCTGGACACGCTGGAGCAGATTCGTGTCGAGGGCGGCATTCTTGCCGGGCTAATCCGGCCGGACGAACCAGTCGGCCCGGGAACCCATTCCCTCCCCAAGATCGTTATCGTCGCGGAGCCGGCCGATTACGTCACGTCGGCGAAGGAGCCGATACGCGCGGCGGATATCGACATTTTATCGCGCTATATTTCGATGGGGGGCCTTCATAGGGCCCATGCTGTCGGCGGAGCGTTGGCGCTTGCGGCCGCCTGCCAAATACCGGGGACGATCCCCAACCGGTTGACGGCGTCACCGGGTTCGGCCGTGCGCATCGGGCACCCGTCCGGCACGATGTATGCGGAAGCCGCCGTCGCCAGGACACCATCGGATTGGCTGGTCATGCGAGCGGCTTGCGGCCGAACCGCCCGCAGGCTAATGGCCGGCGACGCC